Proteins found in one Vallitalea guaymasensis genomic segment:
- the xylB gene encoding xylulokinase: MYFIGIDIGTTSVKIIAADENGNVIKTISREYPIYFPKPLWSEQNPEDWWEQSKHGLIDLLDGLDKNKVKAISFSGQMHGLVTLDENDEVIRPAILWNDQRTDEECQYLNKEIGQTIISKWTGNLALTGFTAPKLLWLRKNEPENFNKIKKIMLPKDYLAYKMSGVFATDMSDGSGTLYMDVKNRKWSKDMLELLEISETQLPKLYESYESIGNINAELANELGLNQDVKIVIGGGDQAVAAVGGGVVESGSCSLSLGTSGVVFTSNEKFFVDENNSLHSFCHANGKYHLMGVTLAAASSLKWWVEEINKTNDFDKLLDEAQEAKIDDSLFYLPYLMGERTPHNDPNCRGLFIGMNMTHERKHMTKAVLEGVAFSLRDTFEIMKEMGIEINAISINGGGAKSRLWCQIIADVLDVKVNKLNTNEGPAYGASILASVGYGLFESVEQACKKFIKITNTIEPNKDDVKLYNKKYNKFKKIYPATKELFKELIK, from the coding sequence ATGTATTTTATAGGTATTGATATAGGAACTACATCTGTTAAAATAATTGCAGCAGATGAAAATGGAAATGTAATAAAAACTATAAGCAGAGAATATCCTATCTATTTTCCTAAACCATTATGGTCAGAGCAGAATCCAGAGGACTGGTGGGAACAATCAAAACATGGATTAATAGATTTGTTGGATGGATTAGATAAAAACAAGGTAAAGGCCATTAGCTTCAGTGGACAGATGCATGGATTAGTCACACTTGATGAGAATGATGAAGTAATCAGACCTGCAATACTATGGAATGATCAAAGAACCGATGAAGAATGCCAGTATCTTAATAAGGAAATAGGGCAAACCATAATATCCAAGTGGACAGGTAACCTAGCACTTACTGGATTTACAGCTCCTAAACTCCTATGGCTAAGAAAAAATGAACCAGAGAACTTCAATAAAATAAAAAAGATAATGCTGCCAAAAGATTACTTAGCATACAAGATGTCAGGTGTCTTTGCAACAGATATGTCAGATGGCTCAGGAACTCTCTACATGGACGTCAAAAACAGAAAATGGTCAAAAGACATGCTTGAACTCCTAGAAATATCTGAAACTCAATTACCAAAACTATATGAATCTTACGAGTCAATAGGTAATATAAATGCTGAACTAGCAAATGAACTAGGGCTAAACCAAGATGTTAAAATTGTAATTGGCGGTGGAGACCAAGCTGTTGCTGCTGTGGGAGGAGGCGTTGTAGAATCAGGCTCATGTTCTCTATCCCTTGGAACATCCGGCGTAGTATTTACATCAAATGAAAAATTCTTTGTAGATGAAAACAACAGTCTTCATTCCTTCTGTCATGCTAATGGTAAATATCATCTCATGGGTGTAACCTTAGCAGCAGCATCATCCTTAAAATGGTGGGTCGAAGAAATAAACAAGACCAATGATTTTGATAAACTACTAGATGAAGCACAAGAAGCTAAGATTGATGACAGCTTATTCTACTTACCATATCTCATGGGAGAGAGAACACCACATAATGACCCTAATTGCAGAGGTTTATTTATAGGAATGAATATGACCCATGAAAGAAAACACATGACAAAAGCCGTATTAGAAGGAGTAGCCTTTTCATTACGTGATACATTTGAAATTATGAAGGAAATGGGTATTGAAATAAATGCTATCAGCATAAATGGTGGTGGAGCCAAAAGCAGACTCTGGTGTCAAATAATAGCTGATGTACTAGATGTCAAGGTAAATAAACTTAATACTAATGAAGGTCCAGCATATGGAGCCTCCATATTAGCATCAGTGGGTTATGGACTATTTGAATCCGTGGAACAAGCCTGTAAAAAATTCATTAAAATAACCAATACCATAGAACCCAACAAAGATGATGTAAAACTATACAACAAGAAATACAATAAATTCAAAAAAATATATCCTGCAACAAAAGAACTATTCAAAGAATTGATTAAATAG